Below is a window of Magnetococcales bacterium DNA.
CATTCATGGTAGGAACGAATGCGCTTGGCGGCCAGTTCCAGAGCGGCCAACTCATCGTCAGGGGCCTGGGAGATGGCTTGGTCGATCTCGGCTTCGCTAAATTCCAGGGTTTCCGGGGTCAGCTCCAGACGATCAAAGCGCCGGGTCAGATCCACCAGCGCCCCATCCCCTTGATTGCGTATCCGGGCGACGATTTCAGAGACCCTTTTTTCCACCGCCACCAGGTTACCTTCATCCCAGTGGCAAAGACGATGAAAACGCTCTTTAAAATCGGCTTGGGTGGTGTCGAGACGGGAGATCAGAGAGTCGGCCATTGGCAGCACGCTTACGTCCTGGATTAGGAAGCTTAAGGGGTGTGACTATAAAATGGATGGCTTGTGGGATGATTGTGGCTGGAGCAGGGGCAGCGCTTCAAGTGCTTTTCGTCAACCACTCAGGCGGCTGATGTCAGCCCCCAGAGCCAGAAGTTTTTCCTCAATGCGCTCATAGCCCCGGTCGATATGGTAGACCCGGGAGATAAGGGTCTCCCCTTCGGCGGCCAAGCCTGCCAGCACGAGACAGGCGGAAGCTCTCAGATCGGTCGCCATGACGGGCGCTCCCCGCAATTTTTCCACGCCCCGCACCACAGCGGTGTTGCCGTGCAGGGCGATATCCGCTCCCAAACGCCGCAGCTCCGAAACATGCATGAAGCGATTTTCGAAGATGGTTTCGGTGACGACACCCGTTCCCTCACTCAAGCTGATCAACACCAGCATTTGGGCTTGAAGGTCGGTGGGAAAGCCTGGATAGGGGCGGGTTTTCAGGTCAAACGCCTTCAAACGCCCAGAGCCACGAATCAGGATGGAGTCGTCGTTTTCCTCGATTTCGACCCCAGCCTGGCGGAGCTTACTGGTAGTGGTCTGCAAAACCCGGGGATCGGTATTAATAAGGTTGATCTCCCCTTCGGTAATGGCAGCGGCCACCATGAAGGTGCCGGTTTCGATACGGTCGGGCAGAATGTGATGCTTGGCGCCGTGGAGTTTATCAACGCCATCGATGGTGATGGTATTGGTACCAGCCCCGGAGATGCGCGCGCCCATTTTGGTGAGGCAGTCGGCCAGATCCACCACTTCGGGCTCACAAGCGGCGTTGCGCAGGGTGGTGCGACCTTCGGCCAGGGTGGCGGCCATCAACAGGTTTTCGGTGCCGGTGACGGTGACCATATCAAAAACGATGGTGGCCCCCTTCAAGCGCTTGGCCGTCACCCGGATGTAGCCGTCGGTGAGTTCCACCTTGGCCCCCATGGCTTCGAGACCGCGCAGGTGGA
It encodes the following:
- the murA gene encoding UDP-N-acetylglucosamine 1-carboxyvinyltransferase, encoding MDKILVRGGKPLNGTIPISGAKNATLPSLAASLLTGETLSLSNIPHLRDVTTMLELLGQHGAAITIDEKLGVAIDCGNIHNFCAPYSLVSTMRASILVMGPLVARFGVAEISMPGGCAIGSRPVNFHLRGLEAMGAKVELTDGYIRVTAKRLKGATIVFDMVTVTGTENLLMAATLAEGRTTLRNAACEPEVVDLADCLTKMGARISGAGTNTITIDGVDKLHGAKHHILPDRIETGTFMVAAAITEGEINLINTDPRVLQTTTSKLRQAGVEIEENDDSILIRGSGRLKAFDLKTRPYPGFPTDLQAQMLVLISLSEGTGVVTETIFENRFMHVSELRRLGADIALHGNTAVVRGVEKLRGAPVMATDLRASACLVLAGLAAEGETLISRVYHIDRGYERIEEKLLALGADISRLSG